In Belonocnema kinseyi isolate 2016_QV_RU_SX_M_011 chromosome 4, B_treatae_v1, whole genome shotgun sequence, a single window of DNA contains:
- the LOC117170938 gene encoding uncharacterized protein LOC117170938 produces the protein MSIQSPSAGEIVTLPCDGDPSPVSNDEAILFPEEQEKSKREKRETSKPLTKEVHSLQKESEFTAATFNAKTDCLNTKWERENSKDNKKKDSKTPSKSNQHRKPNRRKKRASQTFTDRENLKSATRNKETANSSSSEASNDVLEEAACLERVKRQSKARFVGKDLDLDSSDVSDNLDLELPKTKKYLWFSKNSKNHLTKGLCQITKVAQDKSKTVRSLKVKKTTTSCSPHKKFSRSSLRIESDKITINLSKYSPCASRLAASSKILSTESVSNSESPLHVVHSRSPSHVNVQQANSLPLDKMSIQASLSLNTHQFEKTRRSTSRSRSVGDSCVTSPTSEGTTLSYSPTVTEILSLEEVIPQILVTEDSPSYQHPDVKRESEKRKKAATGKEATTLETKC, from the exons ATGTCAATA CAATCACCTTCCGCAGGGGAGATCGTCACACTCCCCTGTGACGGAGACCCCTCGCCAGTATCCAATGACGAGGCTATACTTTTCCCCGAGGAACAAGAGAAATCAAAGCGAGAGAAACGAGAGACTAGCAAACCATTAACCAAGGAAGTGCACTCTCTTCAAAAAGAATCCGAATTCACAGCAGCAACTTTCAACGCCAAGACAGACTGTTTGAACACCAAATGGGAACGAGAAAACTCCAAGGACAATAAGAAGAAAGACAGCAAAACTCCTTCAAAATCTAACCAGCATCGTAAGCCGAATCGTCGCAAGAAGCGCGCTTCCCAAACTTTCACCGACCGCGAGAACTTGAAATCAGCGACCAGGAACAAAGAGACGGCAAATTCGTCAAGTTCAGAAGCTTCCAACGAT GTTCTTGAGGAGGCTGCTTGTTTGGAAAGGGTAAAACGTCAATCCAAAGCGCGATTCGTCGGCAAAGACCTAGACCTGGATAGCAGCGACGTTAGCGACAATTTGGATCTGGAGTTGCCAAAAACCAAGAAGTACTTGTGGTTCAGTAAGAATTCCAAGAATCATTTGACCAAAGGACTCTGCCAGATAACGAAGGTGGCTCAAGATAAAAGCAAAACGGTCAGGTCATTGAAGGTGAAGAAGACCACTACTTCTTGCAGTCCTCACAAGAAATTCAGCAGATCCTCTCTGAGAATCGAATCGGACAAGATCACCATCAATTTGTCCAAGTACTCGCCCTGTGCCAGCCGATTAGCAGCGAGTTCCAAGATTCTCTCGACTGAAAGTGTCTCCAATTCCGAGAGTCCTCTGCATGTCGTGCACTCTCGCAGTCCCTCGCATGTCAACGTGCAACAAGCCAACTCGCTACCCCTGGATAAAATGTCCATTCAAGCCAGCTTGTCCCTGAATACCCACCAGTTTGAGAAGACTCGTCGTTCCACCTCGCGCAGCAGGAGTGTCGGCGACAGTTGTGTCACCTCGCCAACGAGCGAAGGCACAACTCTGAGCTATTCGCCAACAGTAACCGAAATCTTGTCCTTGGAGGAAGTCATACCTCAGATATTGGTCACGGAAGATTCGCCAAGTTACCAGCATCCAGATGTCAAGCGAGAGTCAGAGAAGAGGAAGAAAGCGGCGACAGGAAAGGAGGCCACGACTCTGGAGACGAAATGTTAG